In Nitrosarchaeum sp., the genomic stretch TGAAGGAGATGATCTTTCATCTATTGCATCAGGTACAACATACATGGACAATACAACATTTTTAGAGGCACTAAACATAATCAACAAGTACAAATTAAAAAATAAAATCCCATTAGAAATTTTACAAAGATTGGAAGATGGATTTAAAGGAAAAATTCCTGAAACACCAAAAAAAGCACTGATTGAAAATTACATCATTGCAAACAATAAAAATTGTCTTGATGCAATGGAATTAAAAGCTAAAGAGCTTGGATATAAAACAAAAACGATACAGATATTTGGTAACATAAAAGATGCTACACAAAAAATTATAGAAAATATTTCAGATGAACAAAAAACTTGCCTAATATTTGGTGGTGAACCAACAGTTGAAGTAATCGGGAAAGGAACAGGAGGAAGAAATCAAGAGTTAGTTTTAAGAATTTTAAAGAATGCACAAAACATGAAAAAAATTGCTATTGCGTCAGTAGGTACTGATGGGATTGATGGAAATTCATTATTTGCAGGAGCGATAATAGAAAATATCAAAATTGACGAGTCAATAATTAAAGAATTTTTAAAAAATAGCGATTCCGCAAGATTCTTTCAAAAACAAAAATGCAATATTCGAACCGATTTTACCCATACGAATCTTATGGACATAGGCATAATATTGAAATAAATTTTCAATTACAGATTGATTGTTGTTCTTTCTTTGAATGCTCTTTTCGCATTCTAGCTATAACTGCAGCTAATTGTGCTTCATGAATTTCATCCAGAGTTTCGCACATAACACTCACATAAAATACTGAAACTTAAAGATTTAATGAGATTGTATAAAATAAATCAATCAGGATTTAAGAATTATACATTCTTAGAAATTCATATTATTTCTAAATCATTAAAATTAACCTGTTTATTTTATTACAGTCACTGGAGCCTTTACTGTTTTAACAAGATAACTTGAAACACTTCCCAAAAAAGATGTAAAAAATTCTTACAGTTGTTTAAAACAAATTCAAAAAATAAACGTTTTTTTAATAAAAAATATACTGGTTTGAAATACTATAATCACTAAACCATATCATGAATAAAAAAAGTATGAGCAAATGCGATAATCCATCTTGTGCATGTGGTTGCCATGAGGGATCAAATTATAGACGGGGAAGGATAAGAGGATAGATTATGGAAATTGCATATATTTTGATACAGTGTGATTTAGGTTCCGAAGAGCAGATCATAAATCAAATTATGCAAATTCCAGAAGTAAAAGAGGTAAGAGGAACATATGGAATTTATGATGTTTTTTGCAAAGTTCAAGCAGACACAAAAGATTCGCTGGATAATGTAATTACGAATAAAATTAGAAAGATTCCAAAGATTCGCTCAACTATAACACTTCATTACATACCATCACAAGGGGGAAAGTAGATGCTAGAAAAACAATTCAATCCAGATTTATTGTATAATAGAATTGTTCATTATTACATGGATAAGAAAGGATATTCAATAGACAAGGCAAATTCAATTGCCCAATCAGTTGTAAAAAGAGAGGCTCAAAGAAGAATATGTAAAAATGATA encodes the following:
- a CDS encoding DUF4147 domain-containing protein; amino-acid sequence: MIIQNYEELAISEKKIDCLKILEEGLKAADPENIIPKFVTPEEIKINGKIIKLNKFSGIYTVAFGKAGDSMTRALNAIIPIKNGIIVIPKGSKSKIKGKKFQIFNSGHPKPDQTSVKAAKEVIKFLQNRREGELVIYLVSGGGSSLLAIPDDITLDDKIYVTNLLLKSGSTIQEFNCIRKHLSKIKGGRLVENTKCQGIGLVMSDVEGDDLSSIASGTTYMDNTTFLEALNIINKYKLKNKIPLEILQRLEDGFKGKIPETPKKALIENYIIANNKNCLDAMELKAKELGYKTKTIQIFGNIKDATQKIIENISDEQKTCLIFGGEPTVEVIGKGTGGRNQELVLRILKNAQNMKKIAIASVGTDGIDGNSLFAGAIIENIKIDESIIKEFLKNSDSARFFQKQKCNIRTDFTHTNLMDIGIILK
- a CDS encoding Lrp/AsnC ligand binding domain-containing protein, coding for MEIAYILIQCDLGSEEQIINQIMQIPEVKEVRGTYGIYDVFCKVQADTKDSLDNVITNKIRKIPKIRSTITLHYIPSQGGK